In Synechococcus sp. RS9909, one genomic interval encodes:
- the psaB gene encoding photosystem I core protein PsaB — protein sequence MATKFPSFSQGLAQDPTTRRIWYGIATAHDFESHDGMTEEKLYQKLFSTHFGHLAIIGLWVSGNLFHIAWQGNFEQWVADPLHVRPIAHAIWDPHFGQGAIDAFTQAGASSPVNIAYSGLYHWFYTIGMKTNAELYQGSIFMMILSAWALFAGWLHLQPKFRPSLAWFKNAESRLNHHLAVLFGFSSIAWTGHLVHVAIPESRGQHVGWDNFLNVMPHPAGLGPFFTGNWGVYAQNPDTMGQVFGTAEGSGTAILTFLGGFHPQTEALWLTDIAHHHLAIGVIFVIAGHMYRTNFGIGHSIREILEAHNPPKGTPGDLGAGHKGLYDTINNSLHFQLGLALASLGVVTSLVAQHMYAMPSYAFIAKDYTTQAALYTHHQYIAIFLMCGAFAHGAIFFIRDYDPEANKNNVLARMLEHKEAIISHLSWVSLFLGFHTLGLYVHNDVVVAFGTPEKQILVEPVFAQFVQAASGKAMYGFDVLLSNAGGVAANANAAYMGGWMDAINSGGNDLFLPIGPGDFLVHHAIALGLHTTTLILVKGALDARGSKLMPDKKDFGYSFPCDGPGRGGTCDISAWDAFYLAVFWALNTVGWVTFYWHWKHLAIWQGNVAQFNESSTYLMGWFRDYLWLNSSQLINGYNPFGSNNLAVWAWMFLFGHLVWATGFMFLISWRGYWQELIETIVWAHQRTPLANLVGWRDKPVALSIVQARVVGLAHFTIGYILTYAAFLIASTSGKFG from the coding sequence ATGGCAACGAAATTTCCTTCGTTCAGCCAGGGTCTGGCACAGGACCCGACAACCCGCCGTATCTGGTACGGCATCGCCACGGCTCACGACTTCGAGAGCCATGACGGAATGACGGAGGAGAAGCTTTATCAGAAGCTCTTCTCCACCCATTTCGGTCACCTGGCGATCATCGGCCTCTGGGTTTCGGGCAACCTGTTCCATATCGCCTGGCAGGGCAACTTCGAGCAGTGGGTCGCCGACCCCCTGCACGTGCGCCCCATCGCTCACGCAATCTGGGATCCCCACTTCGGTCAGGGCGCGATTGACGCCTTCACCCAGGCGGGTGCGTCCTCCCCGGTGAACATCGCCTATTCAGGCCTGTATCACTGGTTCTACACAATCGGCATGAAGACCAACGCCGAGCTGTACCAGGGTTCCATCTTCATGATGATCCTGTCGGCCTGGGCTCTCTTCGCCGGCTGGTTGCATCTGCAGCCCAAGTTCCGTCCCTCCCTGGCCTGGTTCAAGAACGCTGAATCACGCCTCAACCACCACCTGGCCGTTCTCTTCGGCTTCAGCTCCATCGCCTGGACCGGACACCTGGTTCACGTGGCGATTCCGGAGTCCCGCGGTCAGCACGTGGGTTGGGACAACTTCCTCAACGTGATGCCCCACCCCGCCGGTCTGGGACCCTTCTTCACCGGCAACTGGGGTGTGTATGCCCAGAACCCCGACACCATGGGTCAGGTGTTCGGCACCGCCGAGGGTTCGGGCACGGCGATCCTGACCTTCCTGGGTGGTTTCCACCCCCAGACGGAAGCCCTCTGGCTCACCGACATCGCCCATCACCATCTGGCCATCGGCGTGATCTTCGTGATCGCCGGCCACATGTATCGGACCAACTTCGGGATTGGTCACTCCATCCGCGAGATCCTCGAAGCCCACAATCCCCCCAAGGGCACCCCTGGTGACCTGGGCGCTGGCCACAAGGGTCTCTACGACACCATCAACAACAGCCTGCACTTCCAGCTCGGCCTGGCCCTCGCCTCCCTGGGCGTGGTCACCAGCCTGGTGGCGCAGCACATGTATGCGATGCCCTCGTATGCCTTCATCGCGAAGGACTACACCACCCAGGCAGCGCTCTACACCCACCACCAGTACATCGCCATCTTCCTGATGTGCGGTGCCTTCGCCCACGGTGCGATCTTCTTCATCCGTGACTACGACCCCGAGGCCAACAAGAACAACGTTCTGGCCCGGATGCTCGAGCACAAGGAAGCGATCATCAGCCACCTGAGCTGGGTCTCTCTCTTCCTCGGTTTCCACACCCTCGGCCTCTACGTCCACAACGATGTGGTCGTGGCCTTCGGGACGCCCGAGAAGCAGATCCTGGTGGAGCCCGTCTTCGCCCAGTTCGTCCAGGCCGCTTCCGGCAAGGCGATGTATGGCTTCGACGTGCTGCTCTCCAACGCCGGTGGTGTGGCCGCCAATGCCAACGCGGCCTACATGGGTGGCTGGATGGATGCCATCAACAGCGGTGGCAACGATCTGTTCCTGCCGATCGGCCCTGGTGACTTCCTGGTGCACCACGCCATCGCCCTGGGCCTGCACACCACGACCCTGATCCTGGTGAAGGGCGCCCTGGATGCCCGTGGCTCCAAGCTGATGCCCGACAAAAAGGACTTCGGCTACTCCTTCCCCTGCGACGGCCCCGGCCGTGGCGGCACCTGCGACATCTCCGCCTGGGACGCCTTCTATCTGGCCGTCTTCTGGGCTCTGAACACCGTGGGTTGGGTCACCTTCTACTGGCACTGGAAGCACCTCGCCATCTGGCAGGGCAACGTCGCTCAGTTCAACGAATCCAGCACCTATCTGATGGGCTGGTTCCGCGATTACCTGTGGCTCAACAGCTCCCAGCTGATCAACGGTTACAACCCCTTCGGCAGCAACAACCTCGCCGTCTGGGCCTGGATGTTCCTGTTCGGCCACCTGGTGTGGGCGACCGGCTTCATGTTCCTGATCTCCTGGCGTGGTTATTGGCAGGAGCTGATCGAGACCATCGTCTGGGCTCATCAGCGCACGCCTTTGGCCAACCTGGTGGGATGGCGCGACAAGCCTGTGGCTCTGTCGATCGTTCAGGCTCGTGTGGTGGGTCTTGCCCACTTCACGATCGGCTACATCCTCACGTACGCCGCTTTCCTGATTGCTTCCACCTCTGGCAAGTTCGGCTGA
- the lipA gene encoding lipoyl synthase, with product MTSALKPEWLRVKAPQRERIGAVADLLLDLRLNTVCQEASCPNIGECFAGGTATFLIMGPGCTRACPYCDIDFDKSVRELDPTEPERLGEAVARLGLRHVVITSVNRDDLNDGGASQFVACIQQVRQRSPLTTIELLIPDFCGDWNALATVMDAAPDVLNHNIETVPSLYKRARPQGMYSRSLELLQRVREGWPKAYSKSGLMVGLGETDAEVRETMADLRRHAVDIVTIGQYLSPGPKHLPVHRFVTPEQFESFRRHGEDQLGFLQVVSSPLTRSSYHAAEVQRLMATHPR from the coding sequence ATGACCTCCGCCTTGAAACCTGAGTGGCTGCGCGTCAAAGCGCCGCAGCGGGAACGGATCGGCGCCGTGGCCGATCTGCTGCTCGATCTCAGGCTCAACACGGTCTGCCAGGAAGCGAGCTGCCCCAATATCGGCGAGTGCTTCGCCGGTGGCACCGCCACGTTTCTGATCATGGGGCCCGGCTGCACCCGCGCCTGCCCCTACTGCGACATCGATTTCGACAAGAGCGTGCGGGAACTCGACCCCACCGAGCCCGAACGGCTGGGCGAGGCGGTGGCGCGACTTGGACTTCGCCACGTGGTGATCACCTCGGTGAACCGCGACGACCTGAACGACGGCGGGGCCAGTCAGTTCGTCGCCTGCATCCAACAGGTGCGTCAGCGCTCTCCCCTGACCACGATCGAACTGCTGATTCCTGATTTCTGCGGCGACTGGAACGCCCTGGCCACCGTGATGGACGCCGCACCGGATGTGCTGAACCACAACATCGAAACCGTTCCCAGCCTCTACAAACGGGCGCGACCGCAGGGGATGTACAGCCGCTCGCTGGAGCTGTTGCAACGCGTTCGGGAGGGCTGGCCGAAGGCCTACAGCAAATCAGGCCTGATGGTGGGGCTGGGGGAAACCGATGCCGAGGTGCGCGAGACAATGGCCGACCTGCGGCGCCATGCGGTCGACATCGTCACCATCGGCCAGTACCTCTCGCCGGGGCCTAAGCATCTGCCGGTGCATCGGTTCGTGACCCCGGAGCAATTCGAGAGCTTCCGCCGACATGGTGAAGACCAGCTCGGCTTCCTGCAGGTGGTGAGCAGCCCGCTGACGCGCAGCAGCTATCACGCGGCGGAGGTTCAACGGCTGATGGCCACTCACCCACGCTGA
- the psaA gene encoding photosystem I core protein PsaA, whose translation MTISPPERGSTAKSQVEKVNNPATFELFGKPGHFDRALAKGPKTTTWVWNLHANAHDFDSHTSDLEEVSRKIFSAHFGHLAVIFIWLSGAFFHGARFSNFSGWLADPTHVKPSAQVVWPVFGQEILNGDMGAGFQGIQITSGLFHVWRAWGITNETQLMSLAIGALVMAGLMLNAGVFHYHKAAPKLEWFQNVESMLNHHLAGLLGLGSLSWTGHLLHVSLPTTKLMDAIDAGQPLVLNGKTIASVADIPLPHEFFNQDLLAQLYPGFSAGIGAFFRGDWAAYSDFLTFKGGVNPVTGSMWMSDIAHHHLAIAVLFIVAGHMYRTNWGIGHSIKEILEGQKGDPLLFPATKGHDGLFEFMTTSWHAQLAVNLAMLGSLSIIVAQHMYAMPPYPYMAIDYPTQIGLFTHHMWIGGFLIVGAAAHGAIAMIRDYDPAKHVDNVLDRVLKARDALISHLNWVCIWLGFHSFGLYIHNDTMRALGRPQDMFSDSAIQLKPVFAQWIQGLHAAAAGSTAPNALSSVSEVFNGTVVAVGGKVAAAPIPLGTADFMVHHIHAFTIHVTVLILLKGVLYARSSRLVPDKANLGFRFPCDGPGRGGTCQVSAWDHVFLGLFWMYNSLSIVIFHFSWKMQSDVWGTVNADGSVQHITNGNFANSAITINGWLRDFLWAQAAQVINSYGSNTSAYGLMFLGAHFVWAFSLMFLFSGRGYWQELIESIVWAHNKLKVAPAIQPRALSITQGRAVGVAHYLLGGIATTWAFFHAHILVVG comes from the coding sequence ATGACCATCAGCCCACCAGAGCGTGGGAGCACCGCGAAGAGCCAGGTCGAAAAGGTCAACAATCCGGCGACCTTTGAACTGTTCGGCAAGCCCGGGCATTTCGACCGAGCCCTCGCGAAAGGTCCCAAAACCACCACCTGGGTTTGGAACCTCCACGCCAACGCTCACGATTTCGACAGCCACACGAGCGACCTTGAGGAGGTCTCTCGAAAGATCTTCAGTGCTCATTTCGGCCATCTGGCCGTGATCTTCATCTGGCTGAGCGGCGCTTTCTTCCATGGCGCCCGCTTCTCCAACTTCTCCGGCTGGCTCGCCGATCCCACCCACGTGAAGCCCAGTGCTCAGGTGGTGTGGCCGGTGTTCGGCCAGGAAATCCTCAATGGCGACATGGGTGCCGGTTTCCAGGGCATCCAGATCACCTCCGGTCTCTTCCATGTCTGGCGTGCCTGGGGCATCACCAATGAGACCCAGCTGATGTCTCTGGCCATCGGCGCTCTGGTGATGGCCGGCCTGATGCTGAACGCCGGTGTCTTTCACTACCACAAAGCAGCGCCAAAGCTGGAGTGGTTCCAGAATGTTGAGTCGATGCTCAACCACCACCTGGCTGGCCTGCTGGGTCTGGGCTCCCTCTCCTGGACCGGGCACCTGCTGCACGTGTCTCTGCCCACCACCAAGTTGATGGATGCCATCGACGCCGGCCAGCCGCTGGTGCTCAACGGCAAGACCATCGCTTCAGTGGCAGACATCCCCCTGCCGCACGAATTCTTCAACCAGGATCTGCTGGCTCAGCTCTATCCCGGCTTCAGTGCCGGCATCGGCGCTTTCTTCCGCGGCGATTGGGCTGCCTACAGCGACTTCCTCACCTTCAAGGGTGGCGTGAACCCCGTCACCGGCAGCATGTGGATGAGCGACATCGCCCATCACCACCTGGCCATTGCGGTGCTGTTCATCGTGGCCGGTCACATGTACCGCACCAACTGGGGGATCGGTCACTCCATCAAGGAGATCCTTGAGGGGCAGAAGGGCGACCCCCTGCTGTTCCCCGCCACCAAGGGCCATGACGGCCTGTTCGAGTTCATGACCACCAGCTGGCACGCTCAGCTGGCCGTGAACCTGGCGATGCTCGGTTCCCTGAGCATCATCGTGGCTCAGCACATGTACGCGATGCCTCCCTATCCGTACATGGCGATCGATTACCCGACCCAGATCGGTCTGTTCACCCATCACATGTGGATCGGTGGCTTCCTGATCGTGGGTGCGGCGGCCCACGGCGCGATCGCGATGATCCGCGACTACGACCCCGCCAAGCATGTCGACAACGTGCTCGATCGGGTGCTCAAAGCTCGCGATGCCCTGATCAGCCACCTCAACTGGGTGTGCATCTGGCTGGGCTTCCACAGCTTCGGTCTCTATATCCATAACGACACCATGCGTGCCCTGGGACGTCCCCAGGACATGTTCAGCGACTCGGCGATCCAGCTGAAGCCCGTCTTCGCGCAGTGGATCCAGGGTCTGCACGCTGCTGCTGCTGGTAGCACCGCACCCAATGCGCTCTCCAGCGTCAGTGAAGTCTTCAACGGCACCGTCGTCGCCGTTGGCGGCAAGGTCGCCGCTGCCCCGATTCCCCTGGGCACCGCTGATTTCATGGTGCACCACATTCACGCCTTCACGATTCACGTGACGGTGCTGATCCTGCTGAAGGGTGTGCTCTATGCCCGCAGCTCCCGCCTCGTGCCCGATAAGGCCAACCTGGGCTTCCGCTTCCCCTGCGACGGCCCCGGTCGCGGTGGCACCTGTCAGGTATCCGCCTGGGACCACGTGTTCCTGGGTCTGTTCTGGATGTACAACTCCCTGTCCATCGTGATCTTCCACTTCAGCTGGAAGATGCAGAGCGATGTGTGGGGCACGGTGAATGCCGACGGTTCCGTCCAGCACATCACCAACGGCAATTTCGCCAACAGCGCTATCACCATCAACGGTTGGTTGCGTGACTTCCTGTGGGCTCAGGCCGCACAGGTGATCAACAGCTACGGCTCCAACACCAGCGCCTATGGCCTGATGTTCCTGGGTGCCCACTTCGTTTGGGCCTTCAGCCTGATGTTCCTGTTCAGCGGCCGCGGCTACTGGCAGGAGCTGATCGAGTCCATCGTCTGGGCTCACAACAAGCTGAAAGTGGCTCCGGCCATCCAGCCCCGTGCGCTGTCCATCACCCAGGGCCGTGCCGTGGGTGTTGCCCACTACCTCCTGGGCGGTATTGCGACCACCTGGGCCTTCTTCCACGCCCACATCCTTGTGGTCGGCTGA
- a CDS encoding DUF3598 family protein, giving the protein MTSQWDNFLRNLGEWHGTFASLDSQQREQSRTSSILTLEQGDDARLVRFGLQRWEDAALSGPAAERGTPSSAMQQDYRTLGKQVVFFPSGTFCKGSQQLAPGTAFGGEFGFLAGDRRHRLVILYSEVGRFERSVLIREFRAGTTTEEQPSLAAEQLLGSWQGEEATISADWLEPSVQAITTTIESADLAGVRWLPDAGGFRVPEQVSHRQAFLVEAWWKPGLNQLEHLMRRYDGSGAWQSATLRRLRR; this is encoded by the coding sequence ATGACCAGTCAGTGGGACAACTTCCTGCGCAACCTCGGCGAGTGGCACGGCACGTTTGCGTCGCTTGATTCCCAGCAGCGAGAGCAGTCACGCACCTCCTCGATTCTCACCTTGGAGCAGGGAGACGATGCGCGTCTGGTGCGCTTCGGGTTGCAGCGCTGGGAGGACGCGGCGCTTTCAGGCCCGGCGGCTGAGCGTGGCACTCCCAGCAGCGCCATGCAGCAGGACTACCGCACCCTTGGCAAGCAGGTGGTGTTCTTCCCTTCCGGCACGTTCTGCAAAGGGTCCCAGCAGTTGGCGCCTGGAACGGCCTTCGGTGGCGAATTCGGCTTCCTCGCCGGCGACCGGCGCCATCGCCTGGTGATTCTTTACAGCGAGGTCGGCCGCTTTGAGCGTTCGGTGCTGATTCGCGAGTTCCGAGCCGGCACGACGACTGAGGAGCAGCCCTCCCTTGCGGCCGAGCAGTTACTCGGCTCTTGGCAGGGAGAGGAGGCCACGATCAGCGCAGACTGGCTCGAGCCCAGTGTTCAGGCCATCACGACCACGATCGAATCGGCTGATCTTGCCGGCGTCCGCTGGCTGCCCGACGCCGGTGGTTTTCGCGTGCCGGAGCAGGTGAGCCATCGCCAGGCCTTCCTGGTTGAGGCCTGGTGGAAACCGGGCCTCAACCAGTTGGAGCATTTGATGCGTCGCTACGACGGCAGCGGCGCCTGGCAGTCGGCGACTCTGCGGCGCCTGCGGCGCTGA
- a CDS encoding FUSC family protein translates to MATEAQWLGLRAALAIGLAASITRLICLTLGLGDIPAAYGVVVGVLVVRPDFCRWPPLIYPVLMVIAAVAMGVGLSVRMMFPDAPQVWWFGIVGVVMQLLAVALPAKLALLTNVVAAAGVLPLLDPSATWADWGHQLEAIAIGLAVGTALQWGLTPSGYGAPAPPSGPEGEDLPLAERYRLAFASWSFWRKLVLAAFALAIGVGLGTLTPKYLYFGVVLLLNDSIGATMARVRDRMVGVSLGVLMPLLVFNTIGLNSVGVGLAMGGTAALVAALNLGPYLRTALISSGVAFAGYGPLVAWYIPNRWIDYLLGSGLALLSGVLLFPQSSLRRYRRLLDRGDPDSLEQLRRLYPAAREEAAWLGQGLVSPDAQRG, encoded by the coding sequence ATGGCGACTGAGGCCCAGTGGCTCGGCTTGCGGGCAGCTCTGGCGATCGGCCTGGCTGCGAGCATCACGCGGCTGATTTGCCTCACGCTTGGTCTGGGCGACATCCCCGCCGCCTACGGCGTGGTGGTGGGCGTGTTGGTGGTGCGTCCCGATTTCTGTCGCTGGCCTCCGCTCATCTACCCGGTGTTGATGGTGATCGCCGCTGTGGCGATGGGCGTGGGGCTCAGTGTGCGCATGATGTTTCCCGATGCCCCCCAGGTGTGGTGGTTCGGCATTGTTGGTGTGGTGATGCAGCTCCTGGCGGTGGCACTGCCGGCCAAGCTGGCGTTGCTCACCAACGTGGTGGCCGCCGCCGGGGTGTTGCCCCTGCTGGATCCGTCGGCGACCTGGGCTGACTGGGGACATCAGCTGGAGGCCATCGCCATCGGGTTGGCCGTTGGCACCGCCCTGCAGTGGGGGTTGACGCCATCGGGCTATGGCGCCCCGGCACCACCGAGTGGGCCGGAAGGGGAGGATTTGCCTCTGGCGGAGCGGTATCGCTTGGCCTTCGCCAGCTGGAGCTTCTGGCGCAAACTCGTGCTGGCGGCGTTCGCCCTGGCGATCGGCGTTGGCCTGGGAACGCTGACCCCCAAATACCTCTATTTCGGTGTGGTGCTGCTGCTCAACGACAGCATCGGCGCCACCATGGCCCGGGTGCGTGACCGGATGGTGGGGGTGAGCCTGGGGGTGTTGATGCCCCTGCTGGTGTTCAACACCATCGGTCTCAACAGCGTGGGTGTGGGGTTGGCCATGGGTGGCACGGCGGCCCTGGTGGCTGCCCTGAATCTCGGCCCCTACCTGCGCACGGCCCTGATCTCCAGCGGGGTGGCGTTTGCCGGCTATGGGCCGCTCGTGGCCTGGTATATCCCGAATCGCTGGATCGACTACCTGCTGGGAAGCGGCCTGGCGCTGTTGTCCGGGGTGCTCCTCTTCCCCCAGTCATCGCTGCGCCGCTACCGCCGTCTGCTCGATCGGGGTGATCCGGACAGTCTGGAGCAGCTGCGCCGGCTCTACCCGGCGGCCCGTGAAGAAGCCGCCTGGTTGGGGCAGGGCCTTGTCAGTCCAGACGCTCAGCGTGGGTGA
- a CDS encoding fatty acid desaturase, with protein MESNNGIAIWQLASTVIPIIAVAIALAAITETLQAWSLMSAPVLITLMVLLLSRSFSLMHDCGHGSLFRSKRANRMAAFGLSLIHGMPQHPWSRGHAFHHRHNGNWDLYRGPSALITRQQYQEKTPFSQWIYRALRHPLLLFPGGFYYLIIKPRLSLLLSSFEFTAHSLTSLFKMLQTGQWQTPIEVAKSYRSSFFYTSGELIDIAANTLIVTLLWWQLGSWIGHWHFWILYTVVMSCSAAVMIAVFFVQHNFPGSYTSGSENWSYLKGALEGSSFLQLPAFLNWFTADIAYHHIHHLSERIPNYKLKRCHQANRDRLHGVHRLQIKDLGQCFSLILWDREGHQLISPNEVIGQVATAG; from the coding sequence ATGGAGAGCAACAACGGCATTGCCATCTGGCAGTTGGCGAGCACCGTGATCCCGATCATCGCCGTCGCCATCGCTCTGGCGGCAATCACCGAGACGCTGCAGGCCTGGAGCCTCATGAGCGCACCTGTGTTGATCACCTTGATGGTTCTGCTGCTGAGCAGAAGCTTCTCCCTGATGCATGACTGCGGCCATGGGAGCCTGTTTCGCTCCAAACGCGCCAATCGAATGGCGGCCTTTGGCTTGAGCCTGATTCACGGCATGCCCCAACACCCATGGTCCCGTGGCCATGCCTTTCATCACCGACACAATGGAAACTGGGACCTCTATCGAGGCCCATCCGCACTGATCACACGCCAACAATACCAAGAAAAAACACCATTCTCGCAGTGGATCTACCGGGCCCTTCGCCATCCTTTATTGCTATTTCCCGGCGGCTTCTACTACCTCATCATCAAACCAAGGCTGTCGCTGCTGTTGAGCAGTTTTGAATTCACGGCGCACAGCTTGACGAGCCTCTTCAAGATGCTGCAGACTGGTCAATGGCAGACACCAATAGAAGTTGCCAAGAGCTACCGGTCAAGCTTCTTCTATACGAGCGGCGAGCTCATCGATATTGCCGCCAACACACTGATCGTGACACTGTTGTGGTGGCAGCTCGGGAGCTGGATCGGCCATTGGCATTTCTGGATCCTCTACACCGTGGTGATGAGCTGCAGCGCGGCAGTCATGATCGCCGTCTTTTTTGTTCAACACAACTTCCCAGGCTCCTACACCAGCGGCAGTGAAAACTGGAGCTATCTCAAGGGAGCTCTGGAAGGATCCTCTTTTCTGCAGCTTCCTGCCTTTCTGAACTGGTTCACCGCAGACATCGCCTACCACCACATCCACCACCTGTCCGAACGCATTCCCAACTACAAACTGAAGCGTTGTCATCAAGCCAACCGCGATCGATTGCATGGGGTGCACCGCCTTCAGATCAAAGATCTGGGTCAATGCTTTAGTCTGATTCTCTGGGATCGGGAAGGACACCAACTCATCTCACCCAACGAAGTGATAGGGCAAGTGGCCACGGCCGGCTGA
- the cobJ gene encoding precorrin-3B C(17)-methyltransferase, whose amino-acid sequence MTLDPAVLNAASPSPTRAPKPCLALGLSSRALPLLQRLQQAGEAHWIALTPQASASLPSPPADLLVGAAADLLASHWDRCGGLILIGAVGAATRLVAPLLSDKDTDPAVLVLDAEGGLVIPLLGSHRAGAEPWAHGLAAALNGKAVITGDSASHDRLALDGFGEAWGWQRSGQGSRWSALMIARAQNRSSRVLQTAGSPHWRLAPGAQHNCSATDDALEADLTIGPEQRRDDGCAWHPACLWLGVGCERDTSLSLITRAIERSLEAAGLAIEAVAGLSSIDRKGDEPALIALAQQHGWPLRLQSSEALAAVAVPNPSEVVEAEMGTASVAEAAALLAAGEQGRLRQAKTIEKPQSSQERGAATVAIAQAPQPHAPQRGQLHLIGSGPGDLNLLTPEARRALAQCSVWVGYGLYLDLLEPLRRCDQVRLDGQLTRERERCVQALDLARQGVRVALVSSGDSGIYGMAGLALELWLALPECERPAFTVHPGISALQLAAARAGAPLMHDFCTISLSDRLTPWPVIERRLEAAAKGDFVVALYNPRSRDRDWQLARAKDLLLAERSNVTPVLLARQLGRPEESLHHTTLGALNPDDVDMLTVLLVGNSSTYVASDRMVTPRGYPGAALS is encoded by the coding sequence TTGACCCTCGACCCTGCTGTTCTGAACGCCGCTTCCCCGTCACCGACCCGAGCCCCAAAGCCCTGCCTGGCTCTGGGACTCTCCAGCCGGGCCCTTCCCCTGCTGCAGCGCCTTCAACAAGCCGGCGAAGCCCACTGGATCGCCCTCACGCCGCAGGCGTCAGCCTCTCTGCCCAGCCCACCGGCCGACCTGCTGGTCGGTGCTGCCGCTGATCTGCTGGCGAGCCACTGGGATCGGTGCGGCGGCCTGATCCTGATTGGGGCCGTGGGAGCAGCCACCCGCCTCGTGGCGCCCCTGTTATCCGATAAGGACACCGATCCGGCCGTGCTCGTTCTGGATGCGGAAGGCGGCCTGGTGATTCCTCTCCTCGGCAGCCATCGAGCCGGCGCCGAACCGTGGGCCCATGGTCTGGCGGCTGCGCTCAACGGGAAGGCGGTGATCACGGGCGACAGCGCCAGCCACGACCGCCTGGCCCTGGATGGTTTCGGCGAAGCCTGGGGCTGGCAGCGCAGCGGCCAGGGCAGCCGCTGGAGCGCGCTGATGATTGCGCGAGCGCAGAATCGCAGCAGCCGTGTGCTACAGACCGCCGGCAGCCCGCACTGGCGTCTGGCACCAGGGGCGCAACACAACTGCAGCGCGACGGATGATGCGCTAGAAGCTGATCTGACCATCGGCCCGGAGCAGCGCCGCGACGACGGCTGTGCCTGGCATCCCGCCTGCCTCTGGCTGGGGGTGGGCTGCGAAAGGGACACCAGCCTGAGCCTCATCACCCGGGCAATCGAACGGTCGCTCGAAGCCGCCGGCCTGGCGATCGAAGCGGTGGCCGGTCTGAGCAGCATCGACCGCAAAGGCGATGAACCAGCCCTGATCGCCCTGGCGCAGCAGCACGGCTGGCCCCTGCGCCTGCAGAGCTCTGAAGCACTGGCGGCCGTGGCGGTGCCCAACCCGTCCGAGGTGGTGGAAGCGGAGATGGGCACGGCATCGGTGGCGGAAGCCGCGGCCCTTCTCGCTGCAGGTGAACAGGGCCGACTCCGGCAGGCCAAAACGATCGAAAAACCACAGAGCAGCCAGGAACGGGGTGCCGCCACAGTGGCGATCGCCCAGGCGCCCCAGCCCCACGCTCCCCAGCGGGGGCAGCTCCATCTGATCGGAAGCGGTCCTGGAGATCTGAATCTCCTCACTCCCGAGGCCCGGCGCGCCCTGGCCCAGTGCAGCGTCTGGGTGGGCTATGGCCTCTACCTCGACCTGCTGGAACCCTTGCGGCGCTGCGATCAGGTGCGCCTGGATGGCCAGCTGACCCGGGAACGGGAACGCTGTGTCCAGGCGCTGGACCTGGCCCGGCAGGGCGTGCGGGTGGCGTTGGTGTCCTCTGGCGACAGCGGCATCTATGGCATGGCGGGACTGGCCCTGGAGCTCTGGCTCGCATTGCCGGAATGTGAGCGACCCGCCTTTACCGTGCACCCCGGCATCTCCGCCCTGCAGCTGGCGGCAGCCCGGGCAGGAGCCCCCCTGATGCACGACTTCTGCACGATCAGCCTCAGTGATCGCCTCACCCCCTGGCCCGTGATCGAACGACGGCTGGAGGCAGCCGCCAAGGGCGATTTCGTCGTAGCGCTCTACAACCCCCGCTCCCGGGATCGGGACTGGCAACTGGCCCGGGCCAAAGACCTGCTGCTGGCGGAACGGAGCAATGTCACACCCGTGCTGCTGGCTCGCCAGCTCGGCCGCCCGGAGGAGAGCCTGCACCACACCACCCTGGGTGCTCTCAATCCAGACGACGTCGATATGTTGACAGTGTTGCTCGTGGGCAACAGCAGCACCTACGTGGCCTCAGATCGGATGGTGACGCCGAGGGGGTACCCCGGCGCTGCCCTGAGCTGA